The genomic segment TTGCTAAGGAAATTATGGCGCACCAAAGCCAAACTATGGGTATTGTAATGGGTGGTGCGAATCGTAAGGCAGAAGCAGACAAGCTTCAGAAAGGTGTGAACCTGATCATTGCCACGCCCGGTCGTTTATTGGACCACTTGCAAAACACAAAGGGATTTGTCTTCTCTAACCTCAAAACTCTTATTATCGATGAGGCAGACCGAATTCTGGAAATTGGTTTCGAAGATGAAATGCGCCAGATCGTCAAGATTTTGCCAAGTGAGCGTCAGTCCATGCTCTTCTCGGCCACTCAAACCACCAAAGTGCAAGATTTAGCTCGCATCTCACTCCGACCTGGTCCGCTGTACATCAATGTGCATGAACAGATGGCTTCGTCTACCGTGTCTAAGCTTGAGCAGGGCTATGTTGTGTGCGATAGCGACAAAAGATTCCTACTCCTCTTTACGTTCCTCAAGCGAAACGCAGGCAAAAAAATTATTGTATTCATGAACAGCTGCAACAGCGTCAAGTACCATGGCGAACTTTTGAATTACATTGACGTGCCTGTGCTTGATTTGCACGGCAAGCAAAAGCAGCAAAAGCGCAGCAACACGTTCTTTGAATTCTGTAATGCTCAGCATGGTATTTTGCTTTGCACGGATGTCGCGGCTCGTGGCTTAGACATTCCTGCCGTTGATTGGATCATCCAGTACGATCCACCAGATGACCCACGCGATTACATTCATCGTGTTGGTCGCACGGCTCGTGGTGGTAAGCACGGTCGCTCGCTTCTTTTCCTATTGCCCAGTGAGTTGGGTTTCCTGCGATTCCTGAAGGTGGCCAAGGTGCCTTTAAATGAATACACTTTTCCACCAAACAAGATCGCTAATGTTCAAAATCAGCTGGAGAAGCTTATATCGAAGAATTACTACTTGCACCAGTCAGCCAAGGAAGGCTACCGTTCTTACATACAGGCGTATGGCTCGTACTCACTGAAGCGCATCTATGACATCAACCAGCTAGACCTCGCGAAGGTTGCCAAGGCGTTTGGCTTTGCTGTGCCTCCTAAAGTGAATGTAACGATCGGGACGAGTCTCAAAGCGCGCAAGGATCGTGACCATAACAATGACGAGGATGaagatgcgccgcaggGCAAGC from the Malassezia restricta chromosome II, complete sequence genome contains:
- a CDS encoding ATP-dependent RNA helicase DDX18/HAS1; translation: MVSKHSASDAEEAKLERQLQQDALNAHQSNSNSSERRPFSDLDLTPATSKALDAMGFKTMTEVQERCIPPLLAGKDVLGAAQTGSGKTLAFLVPAIEMLQRLKFKPRNGTGAIVISPTRELALQIFGVAKEIMAHQSQTMGIVMGGANRKAEADKLQKGVNLIIATPGRLLDHLQNTKGFVFSNLKTLIIDEADRILEIGFEDEMRQIVKILPSERQSMLFSATQTTKVQDLARISLRPGPLYINVHEQMASSTVSKLEQGYVVCDSDKRFLLLFTFLKRNAGKKIIVFMNSCNSVKYHGELLNYIDVPVLDLHGKQKQQKRSNTFFEFCNAQHGILLCTDVAARGLDIPAVDWIIQYDPPDDPRDYIHRVGRTARGGKHGRSLLFLLPSELGFLRFLKVAKVPLNEYTFPPNKIANVQNQLEKLISKNYYLHQSAKEGYRSYIQAYGSYSLKRIYDINQLDLAKVAKAFGFAVPPKVNVTIGTSLKARKDRDHNNDEDEDAPQGKRQRVDRRSYGSRDDKAAMYRKHQTSSNGTQWSR